The following proteins are encoded in a genomic region of Micromonospora olivasterospora:
- a CDS encoding AAA family ATPase, whose protein sequence is MAQPTTPDAPTPNGSAPQAPPPPATTPAQDATLLERALFEIKRVIVGQDRMVERMFVALLSRGHCLLEGVPGVAKTLAVETLAKVVGGSFARVQFTPDLVPADIMGTRIYRQSSEKFDVELGPVFVNFLLADEINRAPAKVQSALLEVMSERQVSIGGETHRVPNPFLVMATQNPIEQEGVYPLPEAQRDRFLMKIVVGYPTDAEEREIVYRMGVAPPEPARVFDTDDLVALQQKADQVFVHNALVDYAVRLVLATRAPAEHGMPDVAQLIQYGASPRASLGLVRATRALALLRGRDYALPQDVQDIAPDILRHRLVLSYDALADDVPSDHVVHRVMSTIPLPSVAPRQQATPAPPGSPAAGAGWPGQRP, encoded by the coding sequence GTGGCCCAGCCGACCACGCCCGACGCCCCGACGCCGAACGGCAGCGCCCCGCAGGCGCCCCCGCCGCCGGCGACCACCCCGGCGCAGGACGCGACCCTGCTGGAGCGGGCGCTGTTCGAGATCAAGCGGGTGATCGTCGGGCAGGACCGGATGGTCGAGCGGATGTTCGTGGCGCTGCTCTCCCGGGGGCACTGCCTGCTGGAGGGCGTGCCGGGCGTGGCGAAGACACTCGCCGTGGAGACCCTCGCCAAGGTGGTCGGCGGGTCGTTCGCCCGGGTGCAGTTCACCCCGGATCTGGTGCCGGCCGACATCATGGGCACCCGGATCTACCGGCAGTCGAGCGAGAAGTTCGACGTCGAGCTGGGGCCCGTGTTCGTCAACTTCCTGCTCGCCGACGAGATCAACCGGGCCCCCGCCAAGGTCCAGTCGGCCCTGCTCGAGGTGATGAGCGAGCGCCAGGTGTCCATCGGCGGGGAGACCCACCGGGTGCCGAACCCGTTCCTGGTGATGGCCACCCAGAACCCGATCGAGCAGGAGGGCGTCTACCCGCTGCCGGAGGCGCAGCGGGACCGGTTCCTGATGAAGATCGTCGTCGGGTACCCGACGGACGCCGAGGAGCGGGAGATCGTCTACCGGATGGGCGTGGCGCCGCCCGAGCCGGCGCGGGTCTTCGACACCGACGACCTGGTGGCGTTGCAGCAGAAGGCCGACCAGGTCTTCGTGCACAACGCGCTGGTGGACTACGCGGTCCGGCTGGTGCTGGCCACCCGTGCCCCGGCCGAGCACGGCATGCCCGACGTCGCGCAGTTGATCCAGTACGGCGCCAGCCCGCGCGCCTCGCTCGGCCTGGTCCGGGCCACCCGGGCGCTGGCGCTGCTGCGTGGCCGGGACTACGCCCTGCCGCAGGACGTGCAGGACATCGCCCCGGACATCCTGCGTCACCGGCTGGTGCTCAGCTACGACGCGCTCGCCGACGACGTGCCCTCCGACCACGTCGTGCACCGGGTGATGTCGACCATCCCGCTGCCGTCGGTGGCCCCGCGCCAGCAGGCCACCCCGGCCCCGCCCGGTTCGCCGGCGGCCGGCGCCGGGTGGCCCGGGCAGCGGCCGTGA
- a CDS encoding PH domain-containing protein, with protein sequence MSHGPLGQEPRQRLHPLSPVLHGAKSLVVVIAGLSWSTLNRVGFGWFVAMVTVLALGATVLAVVSWYNTGYHVVGRELRMHEGLLWRRTRAIPLERLQAVEVVRPLLAQLTGLAELRLEVVGGGKTEAPLAYLGVAEAAALRQRLLAFAGRAPTPGPQAAGQPAADAVAAPPPPGRLLHTVVNRDLLVSQLLTPQAFLLPFGVAFVVAQFLSEGSWSFIAVASTLTAMAGVLLQPVRRVLDDWNFRLARDDRALRIRNGLLETRAQTVPLHRVQTVGVTWPLLWRPKGWLRLRLEVAGYSGGEPDDRNRPDRLLPVGDPGTGELVVAEVLPGVRLTGLATTPPPPRARWLRPLSRRAVGAGLDERVFAARSGLLTRQLAIVPYARIQSVRVTQGPVQRRLRLATVHADTAGGSGAAAHDRDLAEAWWLAAELTARARAARLAA encoded by the coding sequence GTGAGCCACGGTCCCTTGGGGCAGGAGCCGCGGCAGCGGCTGCACCCGCTGAGCCCGGTGCTGCACGGGGCGAAGTCCCTGGTGGTGGTCATCGCCGGCCTGTCCTGGTCGACCCTCAACCGGGTCGGCTTCGGCTGGTTCGTGGCGATGGTCACCGTGCTGGCCCTCGGCGCGACGGTGCTGGCGGTCGTCAGCTGGTACAACACCGGCTACCACGTGGTCGGCCGGGAGCTGCGGATGCACGAGGGGCTGCTGTGGCGGCGCACCCGGGCCATCCCGCTGGAGCGGCTCCAGGCCGTCGAGGTGGTCCGCCCGCTGCTCGCCCAGCTCACCGGGCTGGCCGAGCTGCGCCTGGAGGTCGTCGGCGGCGGGAAGACCGAGGCGCCGCTGGCGTACCTGGGGGTCGCCGAGGCCGCCGCCCTGCGGCAGCGGCTGCTCGCGTTCGCCGGCCGGGCGCCCACGCCGGGGCCGCAGGCCGCGGGGCAGCCGGCGGCGGACGCGGTGGCTGCTCCGCCCCCGCCCGGGCGGCTCCTGCACACCGTGGTCAACCGGGACCTCCTGGTCAGCCAGTTGCTCACCCCGCAGGCGTTCCTGCTGCCCTTCGGCGTCGCCTTCGTCGTGGCGCAGTTCCTCTCCGAGGGGTCCTGGTCGTTCATCGCCGTGGCGAGCACCCTGACCGCGATGGCGGGGGTGCTGCTGCAACCCGTCCGCCGCGTGCTGGACGACTGGAACTTCCGGCTGGCCCGCGACGACCGCGCCCTGCGGATCCGCAACGGCCTGCTGGAGACCCGGGCGCAGACCGTGCCACTGCACCGGGTGCAGACGGTCGGGGTGACCTGGCCGCTGCTCTGGCGGCCCAAGGGCTGGCTGCGGCTGCGCCTGGAGGTGGCCGGCTACTCGGGCGGCGAGCCCGACGACCGGAACCGGCCGGACCGGCTGCTGCCCGTCGGCGACCCGGGCACCGGCGAGCTGGTCGTGGCGGAGGTGCTGCCCGGCGTACGGCTGACCGGGCTCGCGACGACGCCTCCCCCGCCCCGGGCCCGGTGGCTGCGCCCGCTGAGCCGTCGCGCGGTCGGCGCCGGGCTCGACGAGCGGGTCTTCGCCGCCCGGTCCGGGCTGCTCACGAGGCAGCTCGCCATCGTGCCGTACGCCCGGATCCAGAGCGTACGGGTGACCCAGGGGCCGGTCCAGCGGAGGCTGCGGCTGGCCACGGTGCACGCGGACACCGCGGGCGGCTCCGGCGCGGCCGCGCACGACCGCGACCTGGCCGAGGCGTGGTGGCTGGCGGCGGAGCTGACCGCCCGGGCGCGGGCAGCCCGCCTCGCTGCCTGA
- a CDS encoding phosphatase PAP2 family protein: protein MAVVTDPQPPAPTGPPAPPDGGRRRVVGMSIWSVAFVAGWLGIGLPTDPAYAFLWIWAGTVAWNSHRPWRSHLRFARDWLPVVLLLAVYNLSRGFADNGATPHALELIVADRFMFGWATGGEVPTIWLQEHLYRPQVHWWDVLASWVYFSHFVVALAAAGVLWLRDRGRWVAYMRRFGFLCAAGLATYFLYPAAPPWWAAQNGLLTEVARISTRGWKASGMHGAGNLLNAGQIASNPVAAMPSLHTAWALFVVLFFLRATRRRWWPLLLAYPLAMTFTLVYSGEHYVIDVLVGWAYVGMTFLAVGLGERWWAARRARRDPAARTPAGDGPSVPGPSASVDPPASADPPASADPPVSAGPPAVPAAR from the coding sequence ATGGCCGTCGTGACTGACCCCCAGCCCCCCGCCCCGACCGGACCGCCCGCACCCCCCGACGGCGGCCGCCGTCGCGTGGTCGGCATGTCGATCTGGTCCGTCGCCTTCGTGGCCGGCTGGCTCGGCATCGGCCTGCCCACGGACCCGGCGTACGCGTTCCTGTGGATCTGGGCGGGCACCGTCGCCTGGAACTCCCACCGCCCGTGGCGCAGCCACCTGCGCTTCGCCCGGGACTGGCTGCCGGTGGTGCTGCTGCTCGCCGTGTACAACCTGTCGCGGGGGTTCGCCGACAACGGGGCCACCCCGCACGCGCTGGAGCTGATCGTCGCCGACCGGTTCATGTTCGGCTGGGCGACCGGGGGCGAGGTGCCGACAATCTGGCTGCAGGAGCACCTGTACCGGCCGCAGGTGCACTGGTGGGACGTCCTCGCCAGCTGGGTCTACTTCTCGCACTTCGTGGTGGCGCTCGCCGCCGCCGGGGTGCTCTGGCTGCGCGACCGGGGGCGGTGGGTCGCGTACATGCGGCGCTTCGGGTTCCTCTGCGCCGCCGGGCTGGCCACCTACTTCCTCTACCCGGCCGCCCCGCCCTGGTGGGCGGCGCAGAACGGCCTGCTGACCGAGGTGGCCCGGATCTCCACCCGGGGCTGGAAGGCGTCCGGCATGCACGGCGCGGGCAACCTGCTCAACGCCGGGCAGATCGCCTCCAACCCGGTGGCCGCCATGCCGTCGCTGCACACCGCGTGGGCGCTGTTCGTGGTGCTGTTCTTCCTGCGGGCCACCCGCCGCCGCTGGTGGCCGCTGCTGCTGGCGTACCCGCTGGCGATGACGTTCACCCTGGTCTACTCCGGCGAGCACTACGTCATCGACGTGCTGGTCGGTTGGGCGTACGTGGGGATGACGTTCCTGGCCGTCGGCCTGGGCGAGCGGTGGTGGGCCGCCCGGCGGGCCCGCCGCGACCCGGCCGCCCGCACACCGGCCGGGGACGGGCCCAGCGTGCCCGGGCCCTCCGCCTCCGTCGACCCGCCCGCCTCCGCCGACCCGCCCGCCTCCGCCGACCCGCCCGTCTCCGCCGGCCCGCCCGCGGTGCCGGCCGCACGCTGA
- a CDS encoding thioesterase family protein — protein MQEQSEQTLAPGLSARVELTVTDADTAQAVGSGDVPVLGTPRVLALAEAATVAATATRVPPGRTTVGLRVELDHRAPTPVGRTVVASARLVEVDGRRLRFEVSVTDGGETVAQGRIERVLVERQRFVERATGVPATPRVTGAGASEPAVAP, from the coding sequence ATGCAGGAGCAGTCCGAGCAAACCCTCGCCCCCGGGCTGTCCGCCCGGGTCGAGCTGACCGTGACCGATGCCGACACCGCCCAGGCGGTCGGCTCCGGCGACGTGCCGGTGCTGGGTACGCCCCGGGTGCTCGCCCTGGCCGAGGCGGCGACGGTGGCGGCGACCGCGACCCGGGTGCCGCCCGGCCGGACCACCGTCGGGCTCCGCGTCGAGCTCGACCACCGCGCTCCCACGCCGGTCGGGCGTACGGTGGTGGCGTCCGCCCGGCTCGTCGAGGTCGACGGGCGGCGCCTGCGGTTCGAGGTGAGCGTCACCGACGGCGGCGAGACGGTCGCCCAGGGGCGGATCGAGCGGGTGCTGGTCGAGCGGCAGCGCTTCGTCGAGCGGGCCACCGGCGTACCCGCGACCCCGCGGGTCACGGGCGCCGGCGCGAGCGAGCCGGCGGTCGCGCCGTGA